ACATTTTtagtaaatttattattattaataacagTAATATAGGATAAGACGAAAATTCTTGTTGGataagaaaatcaaaatttcatTCTATTTTTGGCTATATACATGAATAGTAACTAAAATTTTCTGTATTCAATGTATTTCTTCAAGATATTTGATGATCAATTAAAAATGGGTATCTGTTTTTATCTCAActacttatttattttcattacgaTTTGTCAATATCTGCGACTCCTTATATAGAGATAGAGGTGTCAAAATGGATAATCCAACTCAAACCAATCCATAACCATATGAACCATTTAGTTAATGGTTAATGGATAAACCTAATCCATTTAGTTAATAGTTTGGATCAACCCATAACTCATTTAAAATAATGGATTAATGGTTTTAATGAGTTGACTCACTATTATATAGTATCAATATtacaaatcaattaaaataaagagaaatttatataaatttttcaaataaaaatatcattaacacTGTCTAAAATAGTATCATGCAAATTTATAAGCAAAttgttaaaattaataaaattataaaacataaaattaaaacatagtattttcattaaaaagcaACATCATGTGAACATCTGTATGGAATTATTCTTGTCATTGTCTTTTGTCTTTAATAACAAACTTCCTGTAAAAACACAACAAACATGGAAAAATTCTGTtagacaaaaaaagaaacaaagtcaACTTAATCATACATAAAACTCTTGTCCATTTCATTTCAGAAAGACTTTATCTTTTGCTTCTCTTTCTCCCAAGTTTTAACCACGTCGATTGCAGCAGTGTTCCTAATGTAACACTTATAATCTGGGTTTAAATAACTTAGATAATCCCTAAGTTCCTCATATTCAACCGCAAGGAAAGGAAGATTACATCGGATAATGACTCGACTGAATTTTTCCCTGGCAACTTTATCATCAatcttcctctcttctctttcacCATCTAATCCCTGTGAGCATTTTTCAGCGTGGCGTTTTAAGTTAGAAGTTCCACTAGTTCTAAACCACAAATAGTTTTTTGGGCACTTCTTACAATAAGCTCTCTCTTGACAATTCTCATCTTTTCCTATTGTAAAGAAGTCTCATGTAGTTGATCTTTTAGTTCTTTTTGAATGAGTGGAACTTACAAGAAGATATTGTGATGCACTTGTTGATGATTGTCCACCATTGGGTCCACCAACATCACTTGGAAGACACTCTTCATCATTGTTCATCATTTTTAGACACTGAAATAatgtaacaaaacaaaacaataagacAAAATCAAATATCTACATTATAAAAGACCACATGTACAAGTTATGcttcttttattatatatatacaagtgtTGAATCACAGAGTATGGGAGCTACAACTACAAGAGGAGAGACAGTGacgttctttatatatatacaagtatTGAAACTTGAGGCTTTGTTGAACCATTAAAACCATCAACAGAAGCtctacaatacaaaaaaaacccACAACGAAAACAAAATACTCACAACGAATATAACAATCGAGAAGATGGAGATGAGATCGAGCCTCTTAGGTGACGAGATACGGCAGGTGACGAGATGAGATACGGTAGATGGAGATGAGATCGAGCCTCTTAGATGACGAGATACAGCAGGTGACGAGATGAGAAACGGTAGAGATCAATTGAAGAGATCGAGATCAATCGAAGAGATCGAGAGGGTCGCGGCCGAAGAGGGTGAAATGGAGAGGGTCGCGGCCGAAGAGGGTGATCGAGAGGATCGCCGCCGAAGCTTAAAGGGTCGCCGAAGGCGATCGTCGGAGCTTTCGAGAGGATCGTCGCTgcttctaaatttttttaagggAATTAAAGAagaaattggtttggtttgggttattCATTAACTCATATTAGTCCAACTCATTCTAAACCAAACTTATTAAACCCACTATCCATTAAACCCAATTATCCAATAAGATCCAAATTCTTGACTCATTAAAGTCCAtggattggtttggtttgggttgaTCCACTAAATTATACCCATTTTGACATGTCTATATAGAGAGTTAAAGATTGCAATGGTTAAAGACTAAATATTACAATAGTTAGCTAAAAGTTATAATTGTCAATACCAAAAATTGTAATTGTTCATCACCAAAGTCTAGTATTAGCACAATTTTAATGGTTATCATAATTGTAATGGTTCATCACCAAAGGATACCATCACTAATAGCTGTAATggtttataaatgtataatattataaaaatatttaaatcaccaaaaaatcaaatactcgaatatttttagaaaatataaatattctttaaattatataaaatatatacaaaaacgaACTAAAAAAACCAATCAAAAACTTATGCAAACTTtaggataaaaaaatatattctcagACATTTTGagaattcttttaaaatatatgatgtttataaaataaaaaaaaatacatctttagGTAAAAAGATAACTTTTAGATatctatagaaaaaaattatgataaaaaattaaaattcttattcattgtttacaatattttaaaattcaatgtAATTTTAACATGAAAAGATACATCTTTAAGAATTGACACCtccttatatattttaacaatcTCTTCAAAACTTATGCAAAATTCAAGATGAAAAAACACATCATTTTAAATACTCGAAAGGTTAACCAAGATTATAGTTGTTAACACCAAAAACTGCAATGGTTCATCACCGAAATCTACCATTACCAATAGTTACACATGTCCATTTCAAAAATTGTAATGATTCATCAGATTGTAATGGTTCATCAccaaaaattgtaatttttcattttatcagTTGAAATTGTGTATCTATACAATTGTAATAGTTCACCTAAACATTATCAAAAGTTAACTTAtatctctaataattctaactCATTTAACACATATATCAAACTCAGTTAATAAATAACACATATATCAAACTCGTCCATTAATTACAATGtgcatatacaaaaatatttttcttggtTTACAATTTCTTAATCCACATCtatcaataaataaattgcCTAAACAGACCcaaacattttatttgaaatcCGAATAAATTGACTCAGACAAAAAGCACTGCACCAAAACATgattatcaaccacaaaatataattgaaaactatatattaaacttttaaaatatataatattataaaaaattaaagtaccCAACGAACCGAAttgccataatttttttaaacatttttaatattattttcaaatgtaCAGAAAATATATAggaaatgaaagaaaataaCTCATTTAAAACATATGTAATTTTTAGAATGAATATGTTTGTAGGCATTTTTGATAAGCTCTTAAAAATTTGTTACAATTTTTAGATTGAAAACGCACATCTTTAGACTAAAATATAACTCTTTAAAAATCTATGCAATTCTTAGAATGGAAATACATATCATTGAAAAGATAAGTTCTTAGACATATGATAAAAATCAGTATATACAtacctctgtttttttttttacttaatttaacacatgataaaaaatttaatgtgataCGATAAATAGTGTTTTTGTATCAAAGCCAATCTAGATTTAATTAATTCAATATTGAATAGATGCTCATTCGTTTCATGAACGAACATACTATGGTTTCGTCTGTTTTAAAGAGTGTTCATGAGATTTGTTTTAATCACAGTAAGTGATTTGGCATTAAAGTACGGCATCATGAGAGAAAAACATTTAATGATAGGGTATCCTATCCGATCAAATACTGCACTCTCGTAATGATTTACGATGCCATAAGCTTTATGGGTCTGCCAcagttttcttatttttcattaaaaatatatactttctGGAAATTGATAGTGTATAGAAAACTATAATAACAATAAGAAGCTGTCCAAAAAGTATAATATGAAAACATAGCACATTATCATTTCACATGTTGGTGTcaataaaaatactattaagAGACACAAGGTTTAAGAAACGTTTAAGATTAGTACGTGCAGTTAATGGTTAACCGGTTGACGCCGCTTTGATTTGTGAATAGCCGTAAGTGGACTCACAGAATAGTTGCAACTTTAacgtaatttaatttttataaaatttctgATTGGATACAACATTATAAGAAAACTAAGGTTGTGTTTTGCTTAAGATTACATTAAGCATACACGTACAGTATATTATGTATGTATATGATATCTGATGATATCGTACGGTTACGACAACAATGAAAATGGGTTGTCGTTAAGATGTTAAAAGAATCATCAAGGGTTAGTGTTTGTTTGTTATATGGTCAAGTGTTCCATGTGGTTAAGGAACATGCAAATTTATAGATTTACAAATATCTATACGAATAGTCACATCTTTCCGATTTATAggtagttattttaaaatgacacatttacaatatattttgaatagaCACATCAGTTCAAAAAACACTTTTATTATAGAAAGACACATcaactatttaattttttttaacagattTATATGAATagtcaaatattttcaatttattggtagttattttaaaaatacatttttcaatataattttatagacaCATTAGTTAAAAACACTTTTATTGTAGAAAGACAccttaactattttaaaaacttttcaaaGATCTATATAAATAGTCACATCTTTTCAATTTATAGgtagttatttttaaaagatactttTACAATGGAAAGATACACTACAAGAAAcacagcgacatactgagggaaaaaatcgttggtatgtcgtcggaataacgttattccgacgacataccgacgaaacaagtccttgGTAATAACTCCtcgaaaattcatttttcctcggaaatccctcggaattttctaacggaattccgaggaaacaaatttctgaggaaactccgaggaccacctgTTCGccggaaagctcctcggaatataccgagggagaacttcctcgggatatttcgatggactttccgatggtccaatcctcggaagttccgacgaaatgttcctcggaattttcatcgggaatttccgaggaacggagccctcggaaaattccgaggaacgagtcccacggaatattccgaggaacatgtccctcggtatattccgagtcttcatttcctcggaatttaaaaaaaaattattttttttttaaaaaaataaaattttgaaattttaattcgaaaatataaaaaattaaaattaaaattgaaatcatattagttaatattcaaagttgtacaaataaaaataaaacattccgagtttttgaaaaaaaaaaactacgggtctggcacgtccgggaacacctcgttctggtacatcctctgcatcatctccatcatttatTGAGTagtcaaatattttcaatttattggtagttattttaaaaatacatttttcaatataattttatagacaCATTAgttaaaaatcttttcaaagaTCTATATGAATAGTCACATCTTTTCAATTTATAGgtagttatttttaaaagatactttTACAATGGACTCTTTACACTTAACTAATACACAActcttgaaacaaaaaaaattctaaaaacacacattttgggatatttaacaatttttgaaaactaataTATCATTTTGATGAAAAGATACAATTCTTAAACCTAatacttttaaattaaaaatttaaaaatacacaaatataAATTCACAACTTATTGATTATTCTCAAATAATGCAACTTTAAGGATGAAAACACAAattcacaacctttggaattaATTGAGATCGATATTTATTAATAGATAAGTAATGCATTTTTAGTCTTTTTAACTATTagtatttaaatgatattataaaataaaacaaactaacaATTTAGCatctactccctccgtttcattaagttagatgttttagaaaaaaaaatttgtttcacaaagatagactttctgtattttctatgaaaaaattctgatattccaaaaaattatttgactttattgaattagtattggttaaaaattattgaaaattaaaaattactgaAAATGATAGATTTATTATAGtgatttaatatgttttcttaatatgtgtgaaaacactaaaaaaattatctttgtgAAACAGAAGGAGTAAATGTTGTCTCGAAGTAAACAGTAACTACAACGTTTGGATGCAACATCCATATATTATTAATACAACTTAGTACTCTCTTCGTTttacaaagatagattttttagtgtttttacACGTattaaaaaacacattaaattactatcataaatgtatcatttttgtaatttttaattttctataatttttaaccagtagtaattaattttcttgaagatcacaattttttcatagaaaatacaaaaagtctatctttgtgaaacaatttttttttctaaaatatataacttaaTGAAACGGAGTGAGTATTCGACTTAGCATAATATCTGAATATTGCATTAAATACAAAAAGAACATGGTCTTAGTGAATTTAATGCATCTGCGATGGATATTGTAGCAAatgatcttatatattaaaatagaagtcacagcattgattcatgtgtgatttttttttaaaatggacctaatggacctaatcctaaaaagtcatgttacatttaatctctaatcttatcatttaaattttgggcctaccagaaatttttattgggctatcaataattggatttaaagaatagatgattcattggatttgtagatgtataaattaaatagatatagtttaatgttgtaatattatacttctatatgttaattatttaaatatttgtcgatgttaacttttaaaattataaagattttttttaataaaaaaaatcatattatctaccaatgattaatctttactaccttaaactaatgaaaacaaattttaaactatatagtttattttaaaaattaaacaaaaattaaatgtttaattatttacttgataatataaatctatgaagctaaaagtttaaatttttaaaaactttctaaatttgtgaaatgttacaatattattgaatatgataataaaacaatattttactaatctttatatatatagttacgattttaataattaaataataatccgaaaatatatatatagaagaagatacaaatatatgtgaaagtttgaaataatctattcaatgaaaaaaataccgtaaacttattatgtttaaaaaattgatagacacatatatattataatatatagcaatttagaattgaaaagaaaatgtttatataaaaataaatgaaaacaaaaacccgtgCGGACGAGATCTAGTTTCAACATTAAAATGTCAACTATTTCCGTGTAAGATATCTATAAGCATTTTGTAGTTTCCTATCAAAACAAATGACTTTACAAACTTGTTGTAATGCAATAAGCAGAACATTGGCTTATGCTTCAAGAGGTGAAGTTAAGTTGTTGCTCCAGCTTGAATCCGGTCGTTTGTTCTTCTACGTCGTCAAGAGTCCAATACCGTTTCAGCAACATttctaacaaattaaaaagaaaaaagtcaaCAAATTGGGTTTTGTAAATATGGAGATTACTAGTATAAAAATTCAATTAGTTTGGTGATGACACGAAAACGCGTACGGTTACATATCACATCTAATTCAACGTGATTGAACATAAGTTGAATAACAACAGTTTTATTGGCTTAATTAACATAATAGTTAACTCTAGTCGACCAAAGATGTCATCTTTTCACAGCATTCCTGTGTACTGAATTGTGCGGAACTAACTTAATTAGTAGTATTAGTTTAtagggaaatttttttttagagcaaaaaaaatgataactatgtccctttataCTAATCTctattttgtgtcattttttCCTATAACACcctttaatatatttgaaaataaatttaataaatagttttacaaacaaaaaaaaaattgaaaaaatagtaacttttgataaaatacctatatgaacttagtggtattttttcagttataaaaaagttgaaatcataaatttcagattattttctaaataaagtagaaatgacattctacgaagtagaaaacgaaatccacttttttcattgaatctacaatgtttagaatacgtgatatacgtaaataggagtattctaaaaatatttagaatacacattccgcgcttaacctaccgttctaaaatctttagaaatcaaaatctacacattaatataaatctaaaacacgtagaaaccgacttctacagatttactataaatctaaaacatgtagaaatcaaaatctacacattactataattctaaaaactgtagaaaccgatttctacagattagctgtattctacggataagaaatcagtccctaaaaatatggaaacaaaatatttgggaatattcacttttatattttgtaaaaaaatcgattttaaaaaaaaaccgaaaaaggaactaaagaaagaaaaaaaaagccttGGTAACCTTCTTCGCCGTcttctatattccattgattgttcacaaaattttcacattatttctaccaTGATTCATGTCTATGCTTCATGTGGTGTTTGGGAATTGATTGTATTTTCAGGTTGGAGTTTTAATGTTGATAAAAAGAAAGGGGGAAGGTTACTTGCTTTGGAATTGAAGTCCTCTCTGGAACAGTTACAAAAAAACGTTATAGAGGATTTTGGTTTTGAAGAAACGGATGCCGATTTGGAGTTGAGTTACCTTCCTATTGGGTTGATCAATTCATCAGAATGTCCACCGGTGATCATTGGAAACTCACGGcaagttcaaaattttctagggttttgtaAGAAACATCAGTCAACTCAATTGTGTGTTAGCTATAAAACAAAGCAAGGAAATCCAAATAAGGTCGACATTGATCTTAATAAGATGCCAACTGATGCAAGTAATAGTGAAGAGAACGAGCGAAATCCTTGTGACATTGGGGCCGCTTCAAGTATTGTTAAGGGGGCTAAGCAtaacgagaagaagaaagggaagatgaagcaaagtgaagttgatgaagatgattatgatgctgacaagcataacgagaagaagaaaggaaagatgAAGCAAGACGAGGTTGATGGAGACGATTATGATGCTCACAACATCAActctgaaaaagaaaacagagaaaaattgGCAAAGAGTCCGGTGGTCGAATTGGTTAAGACGGGAGATCTTTTCCACAACAAAAAAGTTTTGAAAGCGAGGTTTGAGTTATGTGAAATGAAGCATAACTTTCACTACACAGTTACCAACTCCAATAAATCACTTTGGTGTATTAGATGCGCTGATAAGGTGTGCTTTTGGGGTGCTCGAGCAGAGTGTTTGAAGGGCtccacatattttattattaagaagTATGTCGGTGTACATTCCTGCGCACCTTCAAGAAAAACCAGTGCCGTAAAGATAGCTTCAGCGAAAACGATAGGCGGTCTGATCATGCATAAATATGAAGGTATCAAGGAAGGGCCTAAAGTGAAAGATATTGTTCAGATTATGCATAATGATTATGGATGTGAGATCTCTGATTCTTTAGCATGGGATTCCCGTGAATATGCAGTCAACGCTGTTAGAGGTATTCCAGAGGAAAGTTATGGGAAAATACCAAAATACTTGCACATGCTGCGAGAGGCCAATCCGGGTACACATTCCTCTTATGAGACTGACATCAATGGTAGATTTCGATATATGTTTATAACGTTTGGCCAATCGATCAGAGGCTTTAGCAAAGTCATGAGGCGTGTCATTGTTGTCGATGGAACATTCTTGAAGAGTAAATTCAAAGGGGTGCTACTGGTTGCAACTGCTATAGAtggaaatttaaatttatatcctATTGCATTTGAGATAGTAGACTCTGAGAATGAACAGTCTTGGGAATTGTTTATGAGACAATTAAAAGTTGTTGTTGCTGATGATAATGGTTTGGCTTATATTTCCGATAGACAAGTGTCAATAGCGAAGGCACTGGAGAAAGTGTATCCGCTAGCAAGACATGgtatttgtattcatcatttgttgaataatgtgaTATCATATTTCAAGGGGAAGGGATTAGCTGGGTTGATTTCTAAGGCTTCGAAGGCTTATAGAGTGGTTGATTTCAAGAAGACGTTTGCTCATGTTTGCAATATCAGTCCAGCAATTGGAAATTATCTTATGGAAGCGGATGTCAAAAAGTGAGCTAGATGTCAATTTCATGGATACATGTATGACATTAGGACAAACAATCCTGCAGAGTCGATAAATTATGTGTTGCGTTCGCCGAGAGAGTTTCCTGTAATTCCTTTGTTGGACAGTATTAGAGAAATGCTGACACGCTGGTTTTTTAAGCGTAAGAAGTTGATTTCAAAGCACACCCATCGTTTGACCATAGATGTGGAGGACAAGATCGATAGG
The window above is part of the Brassica napus cultivar Da-Ae chromosome C3, Da-Ae, whole genome shotgun sequence genome. Proteins encoded here:
- the LOC106421760 gene encoding uncharacterized protein LOC106421760 — translated: MKQDEVDGDDYDAHNINSEKENREKLAKSPVVELVKTGDLFHNKKVLKARFELCEMKHNFHYTVTNSNKSLWCIRCADKVCFWGARAECLKGSTYFIIKKYVGVHSCAPSRKTSAVKIASAKTIGGLIMHKYEGIKEGPKVKDIVQIMHNDYGCEISDSLAWDSREYAVNAVRGIPEESYGKIPKYLHMLREANPGTHSSYETDINGRFRYMFITFGQSIRGFSKVMRRVIVVDGTFLKSKFKGVLLVATAIDGNLNLYPIAFEIVDSENEQSWELFMRQLKVVVADDNGLAYISDRQVSIAKALEKVYPLARHGICIHHLLNNVISYFKGKGLAGLISKASKAYRVVDFKKTFAHVCNISPAIGNYLMEADVKK